Proteins found in one archaeon genomic segment:
- the gltX gene encoding glutamate--tRNA ligase: MVKGQSELREEVLAALEKGALLNATKHAGKAEVGAVIGRVLAEFPDLRSNSGAVAKAAQASVQQVNSMSSAQQAELLARKYPEADKPAQRETRSGLDPLPNAVKGKTAFRLPPEPSGFMTIGHAMAFTINFLYKEMYGGQLWLRFEDTNPRKVQPLYYDSFRSGAKWLGIEWDHEKNVSDDLEIVYSHGKKLIESGHAYACSCPPERVKQLRFEGKACEHRETPPEASLRTWDELLAKKHKEGEYVIRFKGDMQSLNFSLRDTNLFRTIDHPHPLTGTKYSLWPTYDLANAVEDEVCGITHILRSSEFRTELQQLLREALGLRTPEVIQFSRFNFKGTPVSKRLLRPLVEQKLVTGWDDPRMPTVEGVKRRGIIPEAIRQFTLLVGYTKSEHEYDWSILLSLNRKLLDPVSKRIFFVPDPVELTVQGAPERDANISFHPQNDLGSRTIPTRGVFFVAKPDLAAIKEGTLFRLMDLYNVKLKSSGAKATGDYAGDELIDGTRKFQWVTPDHEEVRALSPGALFDDAGNFDKESLKVLGGFAEEAYSSLKVGEVVQLPRIGFARVDSPGVLVLSG; this comes from the coding sequence ATGGTAAAGGGCCAGTCCGAGCTGCGGGAAGAAGTCCTCGCGGCCCTCGAGAAGGGGGCCCTCCTCAACGCAACCAAGCACGCCGGCAAGGCCGAGGTGGGAGCCGTCATCGGGCGCGTCCTCGCAGAGTTCCCAGACCTGAGGTCCAACTCTGGGGCAGTGGCGAAGGCCGCCCAGGCCTCGGTGCAGCAGGTCAACTCGATGTCCTCGGCCCAGCAGGCCGAGCTCCTCGCACGGAAGTACCCGGAAGCGGACAAGCCTGCCCAGAGGGAGACCAGGTCGGGCCTCGACCCCCTCCCCAACGCGGTCAAGGGGAAGACCGCCTTCCGCCTCCCCCCCGAGCCATCCGGGTTCATGACGATCGGGCACGCCATGGCTTTCACCATTAATTTCCTCTACAAGGAGATGTACGGCGGACAGCTCTGGCTCCGCTTCGAGGACACCAACCCCCGGAAGGTCCAGCCTCTCTACTACGACAGCTTCAGGTCGGGCGCGAAGTGGCTCGGAATCGAGTGGGACCACGAGAAGAACGTCTCCGACGACCTCGAGATCGTCTACTCGCACGGCAAGAAGCTAATCGAATCAGGGCACGCCTATGCCTGCTCCTGTCCGCCCGAGAGAGTCAAGCAGCTACGCTTCGAGGGCAAGGCATGCGAGCACCGCGAGACTCCCCCCGAAGCGAGCCTGAGAACCTGGGACGAGCTCCTCGCCAAGAAGCACAAAGAGGGAGAGTACGTGATCCGCTTCAAGGGCGACATGCAGAGCCTCAACTTCTCCCTCAGGGACACCAACCTCTTCAGGACCATCGACCATCCTCACCCTCTGACGGGGACAAAGTACTCCCTGTGGCCCACCTACGACCTCGCCAACGCAGTGGAGGATGAAGTCTGCGGGATCACTCACATCCTCAGGAGCTCGGAGTTCAGGACAGAGCTGCAGCAGCTCCTCAGGGAGGCCCTCGGACTCAGGACGCCGGAGGTCATACAGTTCTCGAGGTTCAACTTCAAGGGGACGCCCGTGTCGAAGCGCCTCCTCCGCCCCCTGGTCGAGCAGAAACTCGTCACGGGCTGGGACGACCCCCGCATGCCCACCGTGGAGGGGGTCAAGAGGAGGGGTATCATCCCCGAGGCGATCAGGCAGTTCACGCTGCTCGTCGGGTACACGAAGTCCGAGCACGAGTACGACTGGAGCATCCTGCTGTCCCTCAACAGGAAACTCCTCGACCCAGTCTCGAAGAGAATCTTCTTCGTCCCAGACCCGGTGGAGCTCACCGTCCAAGGGGCTCCCGAGCGCGACGCCAACATCTCTTTCCACCCGCAGAACGACCTCGGGTCCAGGACTATACCCACTCGTGGGGTCTTCTTCGTCGCCAAGCCCGACCTCGCGGCCATCAAGGAGGGGACTCTCTTCAGGCTCATGGACCTCTACAACGTCAAGCTGAAATCTTCGGGAGCGAAAGCCACAGGGGATTACGCAGGCGACGAGCTCATCGACGGCACCAGGAAGTTCCAATGGGTGACGCCCGACCACGAGGAGGTCAGGGCTCTTTCGCCCGGCGCCCTATTCGACGACGCTGGAAACTTCGACAAGGAGAGCCTCAAGGTACTTGGAGGCTTCGCGGAGGAAGCCTACTCCAGCCTCAAGGTCGGTGAAGTGGTGCAGCTCCCCCGCATCGGGTTCGCCAGGGTCGACTCGCCCGGGGTCTTGGTCCTCAGCGGCTAG
- a CDS encoding polyprenyl synthetase family protein: MKGRVDQLILTDLLPKSSPVKEVDLLYGMMRDYPARPAKGMRPFLCVTTCRAAGGTEDSALLTAACIELFQHWILIHDDIEDGSELRRGEPSLHRKFGDALAINAGDALHARMWGALLLNKDRVGMETTLRVMEEFARMVNETTEGQHMELGWVRNRRWDLTEADYFQMCRKKTSWYTVASPCRLGAIVAGAGPEALEALEDFGIKLGVAFQIQDDALNIVGDQKKYGKATSDDLLEGKRTLILLHLLKVASPSERARLTEIMNKERADKTPEEVSYVLQLIESHDAVGYARKRATELMKEATASLGTVDWSADREAAALLGSFARFAVDREW; encoded by the coding sequence GAATGATGCGCGACTACCCTGCCCGGCCGGCCAAGGGGATGCGCCCCTTCCTCTGCGTGACGACCTGCCGCGCCGCGGGTGGGACCGAGGACTCCGCACTCCTCACAGCTGCCTGCATCGAGCTCTTCCAGCACTGGATACTCATACACGACGACATCGAGGACGGCTCCGAACTCCGCAGGGGCGAGCCCTCCCTCCACCGCAAGTTCGGCGACGCCCTAGCAATAAACGCCGGGGACGCACTCCACGCACGCATGTGGGGGGCCCTCCTCCTCAACAAGGACAGGGTCGGGATGGAGACGACTCTCAGGGTCATGGAGGAGTTCGCGAGGATGGTCAACGAGACGACAGAGGGACAGCACATGGAGCTGGGCTGGGTGAGGAACCGCCGCTGGGACCTGACCGAGGCCGACTACTTCCAGATGTGCAGGAAAAAGACCTCGTGGTACACCGTCGCCTCTCCTTGCAGGCTCGGCGCGATAGTCGCAGGCGCGGGCCCCGAGGCCCTTGAGGCGCTGGAGGACTTTGGGATCAAGCTCGGGGTCGCCTTCCAGATCCAGGACGACGCGCTGAACATAGTCGGCGACCAGAAGAAGTATGGCAAGGCGACCTCCGACGACCTCCTCGAGGGGAAGCGGACCCTCATACTCCTGCACCTCCTCAAGGTCGCCTCCCCGTCAGAGAGGGCTCGGCTGACCGAGATCATGAACAAGGAGAGGGCTGACAAGACCCCCGAGGAGGTCTCCTATGTTCTGCAGCTGATCGAGAGCCACGACGCCGTAGGCTACGCCAGGAAGCGCGCCACAGAGCTGATGAAGGAGGCGACGGCGTCGCTAGGGACGGTCGACTGGTCGGCGGACAGGGAGGCGGCCGCCCTCCTCGGCTCCTTCGCGAGGTTCGCGGTCGATCGGGAATGGTAA